GAAGCAAAGTTCAAAGGATTTTTTCCAAAACCAATTCCTATAGTTAAACCAATTCCAAAGCCAATTCCTATTATTAAACCTATTCCAATTCCAGTTTATAAGCCTATTCCAAAACCAATTCCCATTGTTAAGCCTATTCCAAAGTCAATTCCAGTTGCTAAGCCAATTcctaatgaagaagaaaaattcaaaggaTTTATTCCAAAGCCAATTCCTATAATTAAGCCTATTCCAAAGATAATTCCTATTGTTAAACCTATTCCAAAGATAATTCCTATTGTTAAACCTATTCCTATTCCAGTTTATAAGCCTAAACCAAAACTAATTCCTGTTGTTAAGCCAATTCCTGTTATTAAGCCTGTTCCAAAGATAATTCCCGTTGTTAAACCAATTCCAATTATTAAACCTGTGCCAAAAC
The nucleotide sequence above comes from Glycine soja cultivar W05 chromosome 11, ASM419377v2, whole genome shotgun sequence. Encoded proteins:
- the LOC114374351 gene encoding proline-rich protein 4-like is translated as MRKASSTMHCALLRFWVPLLLLASFSYAPSVSATTEISGNEVNTDGKVINEELAKPSLKGHDEEAKFKGFFPKPIPIVKPIPKPIPIIKPIPIPVYKPIPKPIPIVKPIPKSIPVAKPIPNEEEKFKGFIPKPIPIIKPIPKIIPIVKPIPKIIPIVKPIPIPVYKPKPKLIPVVKPIPVIKPVPKIIPVVKPIPIIKPVPKPIPIIKPIPKPFIVKKPIPTVESEEFLKPKPFFKKPIIPKLPLHPKFKKPLLPPLPIHKPIPTP